One Argopecten irradians isolate NY unplaced genomic scaffold, Ai_NY scaffold_0373, whole genome shotgun sequence genomic region harbors:
- the LOC138312566 gene encoding uncharacterized protein has translation MQMRWVYIWSDTHKIAIFLFELESVHLVKTFLGLTRGHVLDNMSDSGDDVSIGLGSEEELEMLQESPSSKMKVTAEIHESRAPGSSFKPPASNTRQQSQKKDSKKADKSKVKPSQTENTEHSSRKRKRNTDDGKLDNVLSAIQNLTKVISDGKTDENVNSSKKSRKSVNLEANVNSREDNQNGGQSGVFGREADDFSLFDDESEVQAVSDNDEMEEEIFQLSDIYDKAKFGPAISGKLANNVSHAVRTRADVTALNETYRVPENVDAILPPHTNHAVWNFIGPAAQTSDRTLQDFQRLLAHSMVPFLQLISKFPKIKVPDTDDRQMIKKLLQDGMSLLCNVHYDISVKRRFFMRPSLPYRHLVPLCNADTPITSELFGEGVEKRIKELDDLNRCTQRRGRAFGNRYPSYRGGRSYVTKNWQAPWGRGRGFQRGRFGNRRGRRHAQFHQNAPDSQNYTQSQNKSNQ, from the exons atgcaaatgagaTGGGTCTATATCTGGTCAGACACGCACAAGATCGCCATCTTCCTTTTTGAGCTCGAAAGCGTACACCTCGTAAAG acttttcttggccTCACGCGAGGTCACGTGTTGGACAATATGTCGGACTCGGGTGATGATGTGTCCATCGGACTTGGTTCCGAGGAAGAATTAGAAATGTTACAAGAGAGTCCTAGTTCTAAAATGAAAGTTACAGCCGAAATACACGAGTCCCGGGCACCGGGTTCTTCTTTTAAACCACCAGCCTCGAATACTCGGCAACAGTCTCAAAAGAAAGATAGTAAAAAGGCTGACAAATCGAAAGTGAAACCGTCGCAGACGGAAAATACCGAACACTCAAGTAGAAAGAGAAAACGCAACACAGATGATGGAAAGCTTGATAATGTGTTGTCGGCAATTCAAAACCTTACTAAGGTCATTTCCGATGGAAAGACAGATGAGAACGTGAATTCTAGTAAAAAATCGAGAAAGTCGGTTAATCTCGAGGCGAACGTGAATTCGCGAGAGGACAATCAAAATGGAGGACAGAGTGGTGTGTTTGGTAGAGAGGCGGACGATTTCTCTCTTTTTGATGACGAGTCGGAAGTTCAGGCGGTCTCTGACAATGATGAAATGGAAGAGGAGATCTTCCAATTATCCGACATTTACGATAAAGCGAAATTCGGGCCGGCCATTTCGGGAAAATTGGCTAACAATGTTTCTCACGCGGTGAGGACCAGAGCTGATGTTACTGCTCTAAATGAAACATACCGGGTACCGGAGAATGTTGATGCGATCTTGCCGCCTCACACGAATCACGCGGTGTGGAATTTTATTGGGCCGGCTGCCCAGACATCGGACAGAACCTTACAAGACTTTCAACGTCTTTTGGCACACAGTATGGTGCCGTTCTTACAGTTAATTTCAAAGTTTCCGAAAATCAAAGTCCCCGATACGGACGATAGACAAATGATCAAGAAGTTGCTCCAAGATGGCATGAGCTTGTTGTGTAATGTTCATTATGACATTTCAGTGAAGCGTAGATTCTTTATGAGGCCGTCGCTGCCTTATAGACACTTAGTCCCACTGTGTAATGCCGATACACCTATCACATCAGAATTGTTCGGTGAGGGAGTAGAAAAGAGAATTAAAGAGTTGGATGACTTGAACAGATGTACACAGAGAAGGGGTCGTGCCTTTGGTAATCGATACCCTAGTTATCGTGGTGGTCGGTCGTATGTCACAAAAAACTGGCAGGCTCCGTGGGGGCGAGGCAGAGGGTTCCAGAGGGGACGATTCGGGAACCGACGGGGACGAAGGCATGCACAGTTCCACCAGAACGCCCCAGACAGTCAGAATTACACACAGTCACAGAACAAGAGCAACCAGTAG
- the LOC138312565 gene encoding uncharacterized protein: MESHILQHIYKTTIFESLDSWCEALPSGYLDEHSTDLRLCPPALRGDLNLLLLDSSFTIKKRYTIFAHMMYLFHLQQKSPKEYYEKVENFISRQPPGKWEFKGNEYRIVDEQYCINDDTDKQELNMPLFNDVYCVKMPDNTDHTRIVTSRPELQGTSTAFTLHNTKRVKKMKTSHSQPHFYDCPWKIILMKNLERCNTAIVTELKIVEKLQENNFITKKNLNFY, encoded by the exons ATGGAATCTCATATTCTTCAACACATATACAAG ACTACTATTTTCGAATCACTTGATTCCTGGTGTGAGGCATTGCCTTCCGGTTATCTTGATGAGCATTCCACAGATCTACGGCTTTGCCCGCCTGCCTTG AGAGGTGACTTGAACCTTTTACTGTTGGATTCTTCATTTACCATCAAGAAGAGGTACACCATATTTGCCCACATGATGTACCTATTCCATTTACAACAGAAGAGTCCAAAAGAATATTACGAAAAGGTGGAGAATTTCATTTCAAGGCAGCCACCAGGAAAATGGGAATTCAAGGGTAATGAATATAGAATCGTTGATGAGCAATATTGTATTAATGACGATACTGATAAACAGGAACTAAATATGCCATTATTTAATGATGTGTATTGTGTGAAAATGCCTGACAACACTGATCACACTAGAATTGTAACTTCTAGACCTGAACTCCAAGGTACAAGTACTGCCTTCACTCTACATAATACTAAAAGAgttaagaaaatgaaaacttcCCATTCGCAACCACATTTTTATGACTGTCCATGGAagataattttaatgaaaaatttaGAGAGGTGTAACACTGCTATAGTTACAGAGTTGAAAATAGTAgaaaaattacaagaaaataattttattacaaaaaaaaatctaaatttttaCTAG